Proteins encoded within one genomic window of Calonectris borealis chromosome 1, bCalBor7.hap1.2, whole genome shotgun sequence:
- the GPR22 gene encoding G-protein coupled receptor 22: MCFSPILEVNMQSESNITVRDAIDDIDTNMYRPLSYPLSFQVSLTGFLMLEIVLGLGSNLTVLVLYCMKSNLINSVSNIITMNLHVLDVIICVGCIPLTIVILLLSLESNTALICCFHEACVSFASVSTAINVFAITLDRYDISVKPANRILTMGRAVILMTSIWIISLISFLIPFIEVNFFSLQSASTWENKTLLCVSTNEYYTELGMYYHLLVQIPIFFFTVIVMLITYTKILQALNIRIGTRFTTGQKKKARKKKTISLTTQHETTDMSHSSGGRNVVFGVRTSVSVIIALRRAVKRHRERRERQKRVFRMSLLIISTFLLCWTPISVLNTTILCLGPSDLLVKLRLCFLVMAYGTTIFHPLLYAFTRQKFQKVLKSKMKKRVVSIVEADPMPNNAVIHNSWIEPKRNKKITFEDNEVRQKCLVPQVVTD, from the coding sequence ATGTGTTTCTCCCCCATTCTGGAAGTCAACATGCAGTCTGAATCTAACATTACAGTTCGAGATGCCATTGATGACATCGACACCAACATGTACCGACCACTGTCATACCCATTAAGCTTTCAAGTTTCTCTCACTGGATTTTTGATGTTAGAAATTGTTTTGGGACTTGGCAGCAACCTCACCGTGCTGGTACTTTACTGTATGAAATCCAACTTAATCAATTCTGTCAGTAACATAATTACAATGAACCTTCATGTACTTGATGTAATAATTTGTGTGGGATGTATTCCTCTAACTATAGTTATCCTTCTGCTTTCACTGGAGAGTAACACGGCTCTCATCTGCTGCTTCCACGAGGCTTGTGTCTCTTTTGCAAGCGTTTCAACTGCAATCAACGTCTTTGCTATCACTCTGGACCGATACGACATCTCCGTAAAACCTGCCAATCGAATTCTGACCATGGGAAGGGCTGTGATATTAATGACATCAATATGGATCATTTCACTTATTTCCTTCCTGATTCCTTTCATTGAAGTCAACTTTTTCAGTCTTCAAAGTGCAAGTACTTGGGAAAATAAGACACTTTTGTGCGTGAGTACAAATGAGTACTACACTGAGCTGGGAATGTACTACCACCTTCTTGTTCAGATTCCaatctttttcttcactgttatAGTAATGCTAATCACATACACCAAAATACTCCAGGCTCTAAATATTCGGATTGGTACAAGATTTACAACGGGACAAAAGAAgaaagctagaaagaaaaaaactatttctttGACCACTCAGCATGAGACTACGGACATGTCCCACAGCAGTGGAGGAAGAAATGTCGTCTTTGGCGTAAGGACTTCTGTGTCTGTCATAATTGCTCTACGCCGAGCTGTAAAACGGCACCGGGAGCGACGAGAAAGGCAAAAGAGAGTCTTCAGAATGTCCCTCTTGATTATCTCAACATTCCTTCTCTGCTGGACACCCATCTCTGTTTTAAACACTACCATCTTATGTTTGGGCCCAAGTGACCTTTTGGTAAAGTTGCGATTATGTTTTCTAGTAATGGCGTACGGAACAACTATATTTCACCCTCTACTTTATGCATTCACAAGGCAAAAGTTTCAGAAAGTTCTGAAAAGTAAGATGAAAAAGCGAGTTGTTTCAATAGTGGAAGCAGATCCCATGCCAAATAATGCTGTAATACACAACTCATGGATAGAGcctaaaaggaacaaaaagattaCCTTTGAAGACAACGAAGTAAGGCAGAAATGTTTAGTACCTCAGGTTGTCACTGACTAG